Within the Montipora foliosa isolate CH-2021 chromosome 11, ASM3666993v2, whole genome shotgun sequence genome, the region CTAGTCACTTTATATTCTCCTTCTCAAAAAATCTTCGCCTTAATCTCCCCAAGTATGTaaggaaaaggaagaaaacCTCGAAAAACTTAAGAATAAAAGAGCAATCGTGAGTAGACAATATCAAGTCAATTTTCTTATAATGCTGTAAGTTCCACGTGAAAAACTTCTGCAACAAAAGTTAAAGTGTCTCAGAGCAATAGGCTCACCTGCATTGATCGTTGGTAAAAGACTTCTCTTAGCGGCGACTGAAACCCGCCTAATTCCCAGCCGGAGAGCAGAAGAGAGCATTGCGATTACTCCAAAAACTTTCGGGAACTTTCACATTAACTGGGTATTCCTGTTCACCTCCCGTCTTCAAACTTCTGCGGGGTTTTCGCCTATTCACGCATGCGCAATTGTCAACGTAACGTTTTGCCCGTGATGCCCTTGGCGCGGATAGGCTCAAAGTTCAGTCCCGTTCCCAGTTCACTAAGCCCTTGAATGACCTTTGAACAGTCCATAATTCTTGGAGTATTATAAATAATTGCCATTAAATCAATCAAAAGAGCTAGTGACAGCTACAAGAACGTTaccaacaaaattaatataaattcaCATCACTCACTCATAATTTTTTCGATcataattttaaagtttttcttggtgtttttatTTACTATATCAATTTGTgtttgaaagaaatgtttatttgaagtgcAAGTTATTAACCAAAGAGTCAAGTGATCCTCCCTCTTATCTGGGCAATTTTAGGCAATGATTTATTCAtacatgccaactctcccggataatccgggagtCTCCAGGATAcagaacgaatctcccggtctcccgtacgggtaactaaatctcccggataaaagcGACTTTGAACCTTTACACCACTGTAAGCTAACGTCCTGTCTCCAAATGTACCCTAATCAAAGCAATTTCGGTTTTTTTAAGCTCACCTCGCCGCCACGGTTTATTGAGGCATTTTTTAAGATTAAGCAATCTTTAAAACCTCAAAACCACATGTTTAAGGAAAGTAAACAAACGCGTCCGGTTTCCTGCGAATTTTCCACTTCCGCTGTGGTAACTTTTGCGCGATTGCACGATTCACACTGGTAGTAGATTTTTCTTGtctcaaaagaaataaaaatcaatttGTCTTCAGAATACTTGGGTCAACTTTAGAAACGTTCCTAATTCTCTGGGCCAACATTGAAAAATCATCGGAAGACTTCGGTTCAACTTTATGTCAATGTAGAAAGTCCTCGGAAGACTTCAGAaatcttcttccttttttcccgCTGCAAGGCTACGGTGAACATTGGAAGCTCTAAGTCGATTTGAGGGTATGGAGGTCGATTTGATGGGGAGGAGGGGTCATCGCTTTtttcttggggggggggggggggcgtggTAGTTCGATGCCGGGGTTTTATAGAagaaaaatctccagattttagatttcCAGGGGTTGGCATCTCTGTTTATTGTACATCTCCAGGGCTGCATACATGCCAACTCTCCCACATAATTATCCGGGAGactctcccggatacggaatgaatctcccggtctcccgtacgggtcatcaaatctcccggataaaaacgactctggaGACTTTGCTCCATTGGAGGCTCAAATTGTATCCCCAAGTggaaaaaatttgatttttacaaactcgtttcattgtttgttgATGCATTTCTTCATTACTCTGAACAAAACAAAGCTCTGTTTGTTATCACAGCCAtataaatgattgattgatcggATCTTTCcgtttaaccaataaaaattatcGACATAAGTGCtttgttttcccgcaaatttcCTGTTCAAAATAgattattcttgtattctgaaggactGCTTAGGGGGAAGGGGTAGGTGAGTGCATTTTTTGGGGGAAAGGGGGAATGGGTGAGTTAATAGTGGGGGAGACCAGATGGAAAATATCTCCAGATGTTAGATCTCCAGAGGTTGGCATCCCTGGGGCTGTCAACTCTTCCGGACGGCATGACTATTCCAGGGGTGGggatagtgtttaggcctaaggttagcattgtTGTAAATAAAGGTTTGGGAATAGTCATGCCACTCCCAGATAATCTGGGAGACTCCAAATTTTGGACCGAATCTCCCGATTTCAAGATTACGATCTAAAATTTCATGATTGATTGCAGCAGTTTGTTATTTCTAGTGAGAATCCACTCTCACAACAATCAGTAAAATTTTCTGATACTGTGTTTTTTTTAGTTATAATTTTATTAACATCGCTTATAACAAAATTCAAACGTTTATTTTCGTCATAAACTCAAGTAAACCGTTCTTGCAAGCAATTTGCTATTTATATTGACAGATTAGAATTTGAGGAAATGTTGCAAATTATACCAATGACATCTTTTTCGcaactttttttacttttgcccAGGTCGTGTGACAGTGTAGTTTCTTTTTGCGTAAAAGGCGCAATACTGTAGGAATTAAGTCATCAGAACTGATGTCACAAGTGTTATGAAGTCATCTATTATCCCATCCCTGTCAATTCCCAATAGTTTGTTGACACTCTTATTTCTGGTAACATTATCAGTGGCGTCTCAGGTTTTATTTATTGTAAGTAGTCACTAGTGTGTACTGTAAACAATATTGccaattaataaaaaataaaataaattttaaaaattctcaaGAGTTGAAGAGTTTGGGGGTTGACAGCCCTGcatctcttatagacacctgaaaaatagACCATATCCAGCCTCACTTTCTTTTATAGGCCGGGAAACTAAGCACGTAActgtaaaatattttacagttgtgtgcttagtttcctggcctatgaatgaaagtgaggctagtgttgaccttgttttgataaaaaactcactgcttttcttaggCAAactcttactaattagcataacaacatcatcattaacataagaaaaggagggaggtctgtatcataataaggtcaacaccagcctcactttcatttaaaggccaggtaactaagcacacaactgtaaagaggtctactCACCCtcgtcacacggcggccatattgtcccgggagaccaaaaaagctttgttttaccacgccaagcctcacccctaTGGTTTCCACTGCAAGGCTtcgcgtggtaaaacaaagcttttttggtatCCCGCGACAATGTGGctgccgtgtgacaagggcgaattgtcAAGGTAAGTGGGAGAATCACTTCACTCTTTCAGGTCATGGGTTTGAGTTGCATTGAAGTCACCTGAATTTTCTACAAGAGACAATCGCTTAAATTGTCCACAGAAGTACAAGGATCACTTCACAGCTCTTtcattaaagtgcacctaaccccaaaatatttttttcgctaaaatgaatctttgcaactgctcgaaacgcattgcggccattttttcatttttctaacaaatcctggcattttataggcttcgaaagttgcgaaaatccaaccatcttttgttcacgaccgagtctgaaggggagtgggtctattcctgatttgacgtcacaaactgatttacattgcattaactctttgtaaaaatgcatgcaaagtagattgtgacgtcaaatcaggaatagacccattccccttctgactcggtcgtgaacaaaagatgcttggattttcgcaactttcgaagcctataaaatgccaggatttgttagaaaaatgaaaaaatggccgcaatgcgtttcgggcagttgcaaagattcattttagcaaaaaaaatattttggggttaggtgcactttaatttGTGTTCTAACTGTCCAGGAATCAatcttcaataaaatatttattgttGGGTACTCACTACATAGTTTACACTGTTTTGATTTTCGGAGAAAAGGAATTGGCAACTCAATTCAATTAATTATTGTTCAGTCGAAACTGTTAAAACAGTAAATGtttcaaattgtttaaaattaatgtttaacattttaaaaacacaaCTTGTGTGTTTCTCTCTCAAATCCCCAGAAACGGCATTTCTTAGCTTCctgatttcaaaaatttttctCACACCTCCCTTGGGAAACGGGGACTTTGGCCCCTTCACAACCTCCACCCGGTGCTAACATTACTTAACCACATGCTTCAAATCTTATTAAAAGTATACTGCCATGAGATACACTGACTAATAAAACAAGGCATTTTTCTTGAGAACCCAAGGAGCTAATTAGTCCTGAGGAGGGACAATGAGCACCCCATCATTTTGCCTGCATAGCAAGCGTTTCCCTGGGGCACAGAAAAGAACTATTGAGAAGCAGGCATTTTCGATGTTTTGACCGCGCAAAAACCGAACAGAAATGCTTGCTACGCAGGCCACCCATCATTCTTATGCAAGTTTCACACCCCGTCAACATCCCAAACCCTGCAAGGAGAATCTTTCAACTTTacactttattttcatttttttatttaagttaaagacacttcaccttcttacATTATAACAAGGTTTCAAGGAAACGTAatgaaacaataatattaaagtggtactatgatcaaaaagtcACGTCATTTTTGTtgtcagattttgaaagtgtgtttgcttaaaacCTGccttgcaaaattttgagcttttatttttatccaaaggctgtttactttgagtggaagttttggatttcagtctgccattactcatattcaaaactgaccgactgaaCCTCAGCGGGTTGGAtatagggaaaagtgacgtcattcactcattagcttaaaatttcagcgtgtaaatgcagtttattatgtatgcaaaacatgagtttaaaaatctgaaagcccgaaactcctgaGCTGAATATTAATTCAGTCATGGTACAAacacattgcatttttaaactacaCATCATAAGTCTTtaacatcattttctccttgatccagctctctcaagattttaaagtaagTAATGGCAGacaattaaaaaggaaaatttcagttaaaataaaaaggtctcTTTTTCTAATTAAGGCTTAAAGAACTAGGGCCACTTAGTATTTagttaacataattttgaaatccaaagaaaaaagagatttgatttttttgatcatagtaccattttaaaaatgattaaaaaataaattgggtACTTGTTAGAAACACAAGAATATAACCCTCAAATTACTTCTTTATTAAGCTTAACTAGTGCTATTTTATTAAGCTTTATATGTAACTCTTACATTATTGttcttaattttaattaattactagGAATAGAGGGTAATTGAGTTCAATTTGGTTGCTTGTGGTTTTGTATAAAAGAAATGCACATTATTTTTAACATGGTAAAAATTGTAACCATAAGCATGTGTtccagacacacacacacatatacAAGGTTAACAGTAGATGTGCCCATGTTGAATCAAAAGTGTCTATAGATTTGTTTTGAACTGGTCTTTCATTTAGAATTGCCTTCAGTCTTAATAAGAAGACACTGTTAGCTTTGTTGTAAAAGCAAtctttaaaaaatatcacattcaaTTTTTTTGGGTCGTCATTCCTTATAGCTCtgtgaatgaaaacaaacataCAAAGGAGGCTGCCCTCAGGGTAAGCAtgtaccctaaaaggtaccacTAAAGCTCctgctgtggaccttttgaggctgagccccccctcccccagatTTTAACGTCACTTgtgtcttggaatacagacTATTAACGTCACAGTGTCCCCCAATGCAAGTCCTCAAGCAAGCATAAATACCTGCCGTTACCTTATTGTTGCAAATAAGTAGCAAATGCTTTGATGTAATGAGTCACACAACATGTCACACAACAATCCACAAGTAAATTCCCATCAATTGTTGACTCACAGAGCCTTTGATCTCAAAAGGAGGATTCCAAACCATTGTATTCAAGAAGCCCTGCCAGGGAGGGGGGGTCATTTGTCGTGCTGTTGCTACTTTTAGGCCAAGTCGCTTGATGGAATTTACCCTGGAAGAGCCTCATTCAACCACACTGCTGTCACTGCTAGCATGAATATTTGCCCAGAAGGCTGGCAAACTAACACTCAATGCTAGAGTTGTGACATCAAAATAGTGTCTTCCTAAGTTATAGGTCACAGCACTTAAGAATGGCTCTCCGAAGATATAGACTGGTatgtacaaaaaaacaaatgccAGCACACAGCTGGTGCAAAAGTTATGTGATATGCATAACCATTTAAGGGAGGAATTCGTTATGCTCTTACGATTCCCACACTCGGGAAAACGCAGACTTTTTCTGCGTTGCATaccaacaaacaaaacaaatgataaCATTGCAAAGGttgtaaacagatattttaTCTCTTTCCGACCACAAAGAATTATGAAAGGATGCGAAGGGCAGTTTCCATGTTTCAACAGAGGAACGATTTCTCTGAAACTGCTTACAAACATTGCGCCCAAGCCAACACTTATCCAGCACCAGCTTGCACAAAAAGCCATCTTCCGAATCCTTTCCTGTCCTAATTCTTGTATCTTTGGATTTGTCCCAAAAATAACAACTGCACTGACCGAGCAGAATATCGAAATCAAGTCTTCCACCACAATGAATAATCTGCAAAAGACAGGATTCTTAATGGTCCATAAGAAATTCCCTGGATTTAATGTGTATCCAAAGTAAGGCCAAGGAATCACTAGCAAAAGATGAATAGCAATGTTAAATATATTTGAAGTCAACTGAAGTTTAACCAGATTTCTCAAAGCATAGAGGTTGAACCACTTTTCCTTGCTTTGAAACGCAAACTTCACGTTCATCCAGAAACCAAGAAAAAACATTGAGATAAGTAATAGCTCCATGCATGCACCGGAGATCTTCGATATTTGCCACCTGTTGAGGATCTTCTGAAATGTAAACCGCTGTACCAGTATGATGTTCCTGATATGATTTTCGCTGAAGAGTTAACATTCAGAAACCATTTGAAAGAGTCCTTTCATATCATTTGATAGCCTATGAAGTCTGCGCGGCCGGAATgcggaaaataaaaatctttgcTTGCTATACGGCTACAACCGATCCACCGTCATGTAAGCTGCGCCCAAAGTCGCGCACGgcttttttggcgggaagtttCCTACAAGCAGGTGGGGTAACCTACTGCTAGGTTACCCTAGCAGaagggtcaaagatagcccgggtttacCAGCAAAATTTCAGAGGTAGggttaagcctagttttcatacgtcgggaaaatcccagacgatcggggatttcgcagtttcccgaccgtcccagattttgccgactaatgaaaaccataaatcgtagacatccccgataatctgcgatggtcggggacgaatcgggaaaataggaagcgtttctattttcccgacgTGTCGCAGACTTTTGCGATCGTCGGCGAtcattcccgacatatgaaaactcaaatttgtac harbors:
- the LOC137975287 gene encoding uncharacterized protein, with translation MELLLISMFFLGFWMNVKFAFQSKEKWFNLYALRNLVKLQLTSNIFNIAIHLLLVIPWPYFGYTLNPGNFLWTIKNPVFCRLFIVVEDLISIFCSVSAVVIFGTNPKIQELGQERIRKMAFCASWCWISVGLGAMFVSSFREIVPLLKHGNCPSHPFIILCGRKEIKYLFTTFAMLSFVLFVGMQRRKSLRFPECGNRKSITNSSLKWLCISHNFCTSCVLAFVFLYIPVYIFGEPFLSAVTYNLGRHYFDVTTLALSVSLPAFWANIHASSDSSVVE